Proteins encoded within one genomic window of Deinococcus metallilatus:
- a CDS encoding response regulator transcription factor: MRVLLVEDEAAIAQALLRALAAQGYSLRHAPDLETARVALPDFAPDLAVLDVGLPGCEDGGFVLAREARSGGYTGPILFLTARDALDDKVHGLDSGGDDYLVKPFELPELLARVRALLRRVTEARSARLVLGTLELDLAARHVSWQGRRVTLTPREYAVLERLALHPSRVYAPEELLDLIWGEDASGTGVVKVCVHHLRAKLAPEVVRTEALGYRLGVGE, encoded by the coding sequence ATGCGCGTGCTGCTGGTGGAGGACGAGGCGGCCATCGCCCAGGCGCTGCTGCGGGCCCTGGCCGCCCAGGGATACAGCCTGCGCCACGCCCCGGACCTGGAGACGGCGCGCGTGGCCCTGCCGGACTTCGCGCCCGACCTCGCCGTCCTCGACGTGGGCCTGCCCGGCTGCGAGGACGGCGGCTTCGTGCTGGCGCGCGAGGCACGCTCGGGCGGCTACACCGGCCCCATCCTGTTCCTGACCGCGCGCGACGCCCTGGACGACAAGGTGCACGGCCTCGACTCGGGCGGGGACGACTACCTGGTCAAGCCCTTCGAGCTGCCCGAGCTGCTCGCCCGCGTGCGGGCGCTGCTGCGGCGCGTGACGGAGGCGCGCTCGGCGAGGCTCGTCCTGGGCACGCTGGAGCTGGACCTCGCCGCCCGGCACGTCAGCTGGCAGGGCCGGCGGGTCACGCTCACCCCGCGCGAGTACGCCGTGCTCGAGCGCCTGGCGCTGCACCCCTCAAGGGTGTACGCCCCCGAGGAACTGCTCGACCTGATCTGGGGCGAGGATGCGAGCGGCACCGGCGTGGTGAAGGTGTGCGTCCACCACCTGCGGGCCAAGCTTGCGCCGGAGGTCGTGCGGACCGAGGCACTGGGGTACCGCCTGGGGGTGGGGGAGTGA
- a CDS encoding VIT1/CCC1 transporter family protein, with protein MPQTPHTEQHFTGSETVRDVVIGMSDGLTVPFALAAGLSGAITSSGLILVAGLAEVAAGSIAMGLGGYLAARSDAESYQSELAREQREVRELPERETQEVRDLFSGYGLAGDALEQATRAITSNPESWVRFMMREELGLEEPHPSRALRSALTIGGAYVLGGLVPLIPYAFRLPVTQALTVSVGLTLLALAVFGAVKGRFTGVNMLRSGAQTTLVGGLAAGAAYLIARAVSGLGVA; from the coding sequence ATGCCCCAGACCCCCCACACCGAGCAGCATTTCACCGGCTCCGAGACCGTGCGCGACGTAGTGATCGGCATGAGCGACGGCCTGACCGTGCCCTTCGCGCTGGCTGCTGGCCTGTCGGGCGCGATCACCAGCAGCGGCCTGATCCTGGTCGCGGGCCTGGCAGAGGTCGCGGCGGGCAGCATCGCCATGGGCCTGGGCGGCTACCTGGCGGCCCGCAGCGACGCGGAGTCCTACCAGAGCGAGCTGGCGCGCGAGCAGCGTGAGGTCCGCGAGCTGCCCGAGCGCGAGACGCAGGAGGTACGCGACCTGTTCAGCGGCTACGGCCTGGCCGGTGACGCGCTGGAGCAGGCCACCCGCGCCATCACGTCCAACCCCGAGAGCTGGGTGCGCTTCATGATGCGCGAGGAGCTGGGGCTGGAAGAACCCCACCCCTCGCGCGCCCTGCGCAGCGCCCTGACCATCGGCGGGGCCTACGTGCTGGGCGGGCTGGTGCCGCTGATCCCGTACGCCTTCCGGCTGCCGGTCACCCAGGCGCTGACGGTCTCGGTGGGGCTGACCCTGCTGGCGCTGGCGGTCTTCGGGGCGGTCAAGGGACGCTTCACGGGCGTCAACATGCTCAGGAGCGGCGCGCAGACCACCCTGGTCGGGGGGCTGGCGGCGGGCGCGGCCTACCTGATCGCCCGCGCGGTGTCGGGCCTGGGGGTGGCGTAG
- a CDS encoding HAMP domain-containing sensor histidine kinase gives MSLRARLTLFIALAVALALLAQGALGYLDFRTTVLHDVDRDARQEAERLARRLSPGSGDEHPAPDDGSAPVPARVLRGGRVLRALGGPFPAGAQLGDWRLARVALTGWGEGAVLEVAVPMREYQRGLRAYQQTVAVTTTALALLGAVVAWLLSRGALRPLEGLIGVTERVAASGDLRTRVPEVGAGELARLGASFNAMLGRLEGFRRREAEFTRHASHELRTPLAAMKAQLDANRAGWVTDAEALATARVQVERMTRLTGALLLLAREDRVEVQAFDLAGLVAATAAQHGAPYSGPAALPFRGDPALLARALENLLENVGRYAPGAPVAVRLELESGQVALSVEDRGPGVPEDAAARLGEAFYRVPGTRSAGSGLGLAVVRRVAQVHGGEARTRPAAPHGLTVTLVLPYPLPEA, from the coding sequence GTGAGCCTGCGGGCCCGACTCACGCTGTTCATCGCCCTGGCCGTCGCGCTCGCCCTGCTCGCGCAGGGGGCGCTGGGGTACCTGGACTTCCGGACGACGGTGCTGCACGACGTGGACCGGGACGCGCGCCAGGAGGCAGAACGGCTGGCCCGGCGCCTGTCCCCCGGGTCGGGTGACGAACATCCGGCGCCGGACGACGGGTCTGCCCCCGTCCCGGCGCGGGTGTTGCGGGGGGGCCGGGTGCTGCGTGCCCTCGGCGGCCCCTTCCCGGCGGGGGCGCAGCTCGGGGACTGGCGGCTCGCGCGCGTCGCGCTCACGGGGTGGGGCGAGGGCGCGGTCCTGGAGGTCGCCGTGCCCATGCGCGAGTACCAGCGCGGGCTGCGCGCCTACCAGCAGACCGTGGCGGTAACGACCACCGCGCTGGCCCTGCTGGGCGCGGTGGTCGCCTGGCTGCTCAGCCGGGGAGCGCTCCGCCCCCTGGAGGGGCTGATCGGGGTGACCGAGCGCGTGGCGGCGTCGGGGGACCTGCGAACCCGGGTGCCCGAGGTGGGCGCCGGGGAACTTGCCCGGCTGGGCGCCAGCTTCAACGCGATGCTGGGACGGCTGGAGGGCTTTCGGCGGCGGGAGGCGGAGTTCACGCGCCACGCGTCGCACGAGCTGCGCACCCCCCTGGCGGCCATGAAGGCGCAGCTCGACGCGAACCGCGCGGGCTGGGTGACCGACGCGGAGGCCCTCGCCACCGCGCGCGTGCAGGTGGAGCGCATGACCCGGCTCACGGGGGCGCTGCTGCTGCTCGCCCGCGAGGACCGGGTGGAGGTGCAGGCTTTCGACCTGGCGGGCCTGGTGGCCGCCACGGCGGCGCAGCACGGGGCGCCCTACAGCGGGCCAGCGGCGCTGCCCTTCCGCGGAGACCCGGCGCTGCTCGCGCGGGCGCTCGAGAACCTGCTGGAGAACGTGGGCAGGTACGCGCCCGGGGCGCCGGTCGCCGTGCGGCTGGAGCTGGAGAGCGGGCAGGTCGCCCTGAGCGTCGAGGACCGGGGCCCGGGTGTCCCGGAGGACGCGGCGGCGCGGCTCGGGGAGGCGTTTTACCGGGTACCGGGCACCCGCAGCGCCGGAAGCGGGCTGGGGCTGGCGGTGGTGAGGCGCGTCGCGCAGGTCCACGGCGGGGAGGCGCGGACCCGCCCCGCCGCGCCCCACGGGCTGACCGTCACGCTGGTCTTGCCGTACCCGCTGCCGGAAGCGTGA